Proteins from a single region of Argiope bruennichi chromosome 6, qqArgBrue1.1, whole genome shotgun sequence:
- the LOC129972707 gene encoding putative exonuclease GOR isoform X2, translating into MRRLKKTPPPVLVDDKKKKNKKNKRSQKKIVSKENKEPTIVKEKTKMYPSLELCQKLNRDAREVYELLMPFKLTKSQLKMNNFPSEDYHPQTLVDGNDRVCVRCNEQFEIFNGVYLCATFCKHHPRRATFSRRSDVKIYPCCNNPVGSDPCTVSNHHVTLQHGPRTMTKTASRRHIKKDLQFRIYALDCEMSYTTEGLEVTRIGVVDIDGCTVYDSYVKPKNKILDYNTLYSGVEKRHLEHVKITIDDVKEILNGFIHEDTILVGHALNNDLAALGLIHNTVVDTSVLYGNPNCPMKKRSLKALAFEHLGMTIQDNPAGHDCIEDARACLQLALLKVPPSPNFIEYENPASARPRRQSLAERENFFYENGNQQSSIGSREQQQPLMQLQNLYSYRNLAARAPNVLCNIYESDIFRFDPSMGCYRNYQIQAENSFTL; encoded by the coding sequence AACCAAcaattgtgaaagaaaaaacaaaaatgtatccTAGCTTAGAGCTGTGCCAAAAATTAAACCGTGATGCCCGTGAAGTTTATGAACTTTTAATGCCATTCAAATTGACTAAATCTCAACTAAAGATGAACAATTTTCCCTCTGAGGATTATCATCCTCAGACGCTTGTGGATGGCAACGACAGAGTATGTGTTCGATGCAACGAGCAATTTGAGATTTTCAATGGAGTATACTTGTGCGCAACTTTCTGCAAGCACCATCCAAGAAGAGCAACTTTCTCCAGAAGATCGGATGTTAAAATCTACCCATGCTGCAACAATCCAGTTGGATCTGACCCCTGCACTGTTTCGAACCACCACGTAACGCTCCAGCACGGACCTCGGACCATGACAAAAACAGCTTCAAGGAGACATATAAAGAAGGATCTGCAGTTTCGCATTTATGCCCTAGATTGCGAGATGAGTTATACCACCGAGGGCTTGGAGGTCACCCGGATTGGCGTAGTGGACATCGACGGCTGCACCGTGTACGATTCGTATGTGAAGCCGAAAAATAAAATACTCGATTATAACACCCTGTACAGTGGAGTCGAGAAGCGGCACTTGGAACACGTGAAGATCACTATAGATGATGTTAAGGAGATTTTAAATGGCTTCATTCATGAGGATACCATCCTAGTGGGTCACGCCTTGAATAATGACTTGGCTGCTCTAGGTTTAATTCACAACACTGTCGTCGATACATCAGTCCTTTACGGCAATCCCAATTGCCCCATGAAGAAAAGGTCACTGAAGGCATTGGCTTTCGAACACTTGGGTATGACCATACAGGATAATCCAGCTGGCCACGACTGCATCGAGGATGCTAGGGCATGTCTTCAATTGGCTCTTCTGAAAGTGCCGCCCTCTCCTAATTTTATCGAATACGAGAATCCTGCTTCGGCACGACCCCGGCGACAGTCTCTTGCAGAAAGAGAAAACTTCTTTTACGAAAATGGGAATCAACAATCTTCGATTGGCAGTAGAGAACAGCAACAACCGTTAAtgcaattgcaaaatttatacaGTTACAGAAATCTTGCAGCAAGGGCGCCAAATGTTTTGTGTAATATTTATGAGTCTGACATTTTCCGTTTCGACCCCAGCATGGGTTGTTACAGAAATTATCAAATCCAAGCCGAGAACTCATTTACTCTGTAA